The nucleotide sequence GGTGTCGATCTGGTCGTCGGTCACCGGCAGCGGCGGCGAGACGATGATCTGCGTTCGCGGGCGACCGCCGCCGACGAGGACGCCCTGGCGTTCGGCCTCGTCGATCACGTCGTCGACGGGGTTGTCGCCCGACTCGACCCAGGGGTGATGGAAGGGCTCGTCCGTCTCGGGGTCGGTGAACTCGACGGCCCACAGCAGACCCCGTCCCCGTACGTCGCCGACGGCGTCGTAGGTCTCCAGTTCGCGGAGTCGGGATTCGAGGTGGTCGCCCCGCGCCCGCGCGTTCTCGATCAGGCCGTCGTCGTAGGCGTCCATGGCCGCCACGCCCGCCGCACACGCCACCGGGTGACCGGCGAAGGTCTGCCCGACGTCGATGCCCTCGTCGTGAAGGTGACCCGCGATCTCGGGGCTCGCCACGACGCCCGCGAGGGGGACGTACGCGCTCGTAACTCCCTTCGCGAAGGTCAGCAGGTCCGGGACGACGTCCTCGGTCTCGATGCCGAACCACTCGCCACACCGACCGAAGCCCGTGATCACCTCGTCGGCGATCAGCAGGACGTCGTAGCGATCACAGATCTCCCGCACCCGCTCCCAGTAGTCCGCCGGGGCGGGGTAGGCGCCGCTCGTCCCGCCCACCGGCTCCATCAGGACCGCCGCGACGGAGTCGGGGCCCTCGTTTTGGATGACGTACTCTAGGTGGTCGGCGGCCTGGCGCGCGATGGCCTCGGGGGTGTCGCCGTCGAACGGCGAGCGGTGGACGATAGGCGGGAGGAACTTCGCCGCGCCGCCCGTCTCGACCTGCCGCCCCATCGCGTTTCGCGTCTCGGGATCGCCCGTCAGCGACGCCGCCCCGTAGGTGGCGCCGTGGTAGGACTGATAGCGTGTGAGCACCTTCCGACCGCCCGTGTACTCCCGGGCGAACTGGACGGCCGACTCGTTGGCCTCGCTCCCGGAGACCGAGAAGAAGACGTCGCTCAGCTCGCCCGGCGCGACCTCGGCGATCCGGGTGGCGAGGATCGACCGTACGTCGCTCCCCTTCGCGGACGAGACGTAGGGGATGGTCGATGCCTGTTCGGTGATCGCCTCGACGATCCGTTCCTCACCGTGCCCGGCGTTGACACAGTAGAGTTGCGAGACGAAATCAAGATACGCGTTGTCTCGGTCGTCGTGGACGGTGACGCCGTCGCCGTCGACGAGCGTCATAACGTCGTCGTCCCCGTACCAGTGTGGGATTGCGTCGGGACGAGCCTCGGCCGTTGGCTGAGCCATACCTCACGTTCGTTAGGGGGAAAATAAACGTTCGGTCGTTACTCGTGGGCGAAGTACGCCACCGCGTCGTCGTCGAGGGCGTCGATCCGGGCGAAGCCCACCCGCTCGAACTGCACCACGTCGTCGACGGCGGCGTCGGCGAGCGCGGGTTCCGCGACGCCGATCACGTCGCCGTCCGGCGTCCGCAGTCGGAGCGGGACGCCGCCCTCGGCGGGCACCCAGTGGATCACCGGCACGTCCTCCTCCCGGACGGCGGCGATGTCGTCGCCGACGTACTCGAAGCCCTCGTCGACGCGGCGGACACAGCCGAAGCCCTTGAGCCAGACCCGCTCGCCGGCCGCGGGAACGTCGGCGGGTTCGATCAGGACCGCGCCGGGAACGGGAACCTCGCGGCGGCCGCGCTCCTCGTGTTCCGGGTGGACGGGCGGCCGGCCCGCGTCCGGCCCGCCGTCGACGGCCACCTCGACGCCGTCGCGGACGAAGAAGTGGCGGTCCGCGTCGTCGTCGATCAGGTCGCGGTTGTTCGCGTACACCGCGCTCATCGACAGCTCGACGTTGCTCGTGGAGGTGCCGAGTTCGATCATCGCGTCGACGATGGCTTGGCCGCGGATCCCCCGGCGTCGCAGGCTCGCGAGCGTCGGCGCCCGCGGGTCGTCCCAGCCGTCGAGCTTCCCGTCGTCGATCAGTTCCTTGATCGTCGACGTCGAGAGGCTCACGTCGTACTCGTCGACCTGGACGTGCCCCCAGTGGACGACTTCGGGGTACTCCCAGTCGAAGTAGTCGTAGACGAACCGCTGGCGCTTCGCGGAGTCCTGCAGGTCGATGCCGCGGATGATGTGCGTGACGCCCGTGAGGTGGTCGTCGACGCCGGACTGGAAATCGAGCATTGGCCAGCAGCGGTAGTCGGCCGCCTCCGGCCGGGGGTGCGGGCGGTCGATCATCCGGAAGGCGACCCAGTCACGCAGCGCCGGGTTCTTGTGGGTGATGTCGGTCCGCACCCGGAGGGTCATCTCGCCCGCCGAGTACTCGCCGTCGACCATCGCCTCGAACTCCTCGCGGGTCCGCTCGGGCTCTTTCCCGCGGTGGGGACAGGGCTCGCCCGCGTTCTTCAACTCGGAGAACTCCGCCCCCGGACAGGAGCAGGTGTAGGCGCCGCCCCGGTCGATCAACTCGCGGGCGTGGTCGTAGTAGGTCTCCAGGCGGTCGCTAGCGCGCAACACCGCGTCGGGTTCGAAGCCGAGGTAGTCGATGGCGTCGAGGATGGCGTCGTAGGCCTCCAGGTCCGGACGCTTCGTCTCGGGGTCGGTGTCGTCGAACCGGCAGATGAAGCGGCCGTCGTAGCGCTCCTTGTACGTCCCGATGACGGCGGGCATCCGGGCGTGTCCGAGGTGCCATGGACCGTTCGGGTTCGGGGCGGCGCGCATCACGACGCCGTCCTCGACGTTCGACAGGTCCGGAAGCGGGTGGTCGTCTCCCTCGTCCTCGCGCTCCAGTTCGTCCAGCTTCTCGGGCGCCAGGTCGGCGAGTTCGTCGCGTCGCTCAGCGTCCGAGAGCCCGTTGACCTCGCTGACGACACCCCCGACGACGCCGGGAATCTCGTCGGCGTGTTCGCGAAACTCGGGGTTCTCGCCCATGAGCGGGCCCATGACCGCGCCGACGTCCGCGTCGCTCTCGTATTTCACCGCGTTGAGGAGTGCGTGCGTCCGCGCCGCTCGTTCGACGCGGTCGCGCAGTTCGGAGTCCATTACCTCACGGTTCCGGCCGACGCGTAAAAACTGACGCGGATCGAGGGCCGCAGGTAGGGGTACGTTGGACGTTACCGATTGTCACAGTAAACGCTTTCGACGCCCACCGCCGGCGTTCCACAAGCGGTTTGTCGATCGGCCGGGACGGGAGCGTATGAAACTCGCGCGCATCGCGGTGGACGGTGAGGTACACGAGGGCGAGTACCGGGACGGTGTCGTCGCGACCGACGACGGGGAGTTCGTCGTCGGCGAGGACGGCCCCCTGGCCCCGCCGTGCGACCCCTCGGCGCTCTACTGCGTCGGGCGCAACTTCGCCGAGACGCTCGACCAGATGGAGTACGACGTGCCCGACCAACCGGCCTTCTTCATCAAGCCGCCGGCCTCGGTCGTCGCCCACGAGCGACCGGTACCCTATCCCACCTTCTCCGAGGAGGTTACCTACGCCGGCGAACTCGCGGCCGTGATCGGCGAGCGGTGTCACCGCGTCGACCCCGCGGACGTCCCCGAGGTGCTGCGGGGCTACACGATCATGAACGACCTGGACGCGCTCGATCAGCCCGGCCGCACCGCGCGGAAGGCCTTCGACGCTTCCGGTCCCCTCGGCCCGTGGATCCAGACCGACCTCGACCCGCACGGGATCGACATGCACACCGACGTGAGCGGCGAGCGTCGACAGGAGGCGAACACGGAACTCATGCTGTTCGATCCCTACGAGGTCGTCTCTTTCCTCTCCGAGCGGTTCACCTTCCGTCCGGGCGACGTGATCGCCTTCGGCAGTCCGGCCAACCCCGGCACCGTCGACCCCGGCGACGTCGTCGAGATCACCTACGAGGGCGTCGGCACGCTCCGCAACGAGATCGCGCCGCCCGAGCGCTGACGCCGGCCCGGCCGTCGCTCAGACGACTCGGTTCTCCAGGCCCTCGACCGACCCCGTCTCCTCCATCCGGCGCAGGTTCCCGGCGAGGATGTCGGCGAGGCGGTCGTAGTACTTCGGCGTGTTGCCGGCGTTGTGCGGCGTGATCCGCACGTTGTCGAACGCCCACAGCGGGTGGTCCGCGGGCAGGGGTTCGGGATCGGTCACGTCGAGTGTCGCCCCCCGGATGTCCTCGTTCCGCAGCACCGTCACCAGGTCGTCCGTGTCGACCACGGGGCCGCGCGCGACGTTGACCAGTAACGCGTCCGCGCGCATCGAGGCCAGCGCGTCGGCGTCGATCAGTCCACGTGTGGTGTCGGTCAGCGGGCACGCGAGGATCACGTAGTCCGCCCGGGCGAGGGCGTCGTGAATCCGGTCGAACCCGACCACCTCGTCGGCCGGGCCGCCCTTCTCCGGCGTGTACCGGACCCCGATAGTCTCCACGCCGAAGGGGTGGAGGCGCTCGACGAGTGCCTCCCCGATGGCGCCCAGCCCGACGACGGCCGCCGTGCTCCCCTGGAGTTCGCGGACTGGGTAGGCCTCCCAGTGGGCGCGCTCCTGGCGCTCCCGGGCGAGGCGGAACCGGCGTTCGTGAGCGATCAGCGATCCGATCACGTACTCCGAGATGTTGGGGCCGTGGACGCCGGCCGCGTTGGTGACGGCGACGCCCGCGTCGGCCAGCGCGTCCGTATCGAGGTGACCGGTGCCGGCGTAGGTGCAGGCGAAGAGGTCGAGGTTCTCCGCGACCGACAGCCACTCCGCTTCGAAGTCGATGCCGGTCACCACCCGCGCACGGGCGAGCAACTCGCGCTCCTCGTCGGGCGTGGTGGCGACGGCCACCTCGTGGTCGGGGAGGCACTCGCGGAGCCGCTCGCCGTAGGATTCGGGTGCCATGCCGTGGACCTTCTGTCGGAGGACGACGACGTCAGGATCTGTCATGGACGGCGTTGCTCGCGCCTCCGTTATAGACCCTCGGGGGACGGCACGGCCGTCGCGTTCCGGGCGTTTAATACAGTCGCCCGTCGGATGGTGGGTATGGAACACGTCGACGTAGCCGTCGTCGGCGGCGGGCCCGCCGGATCGGCCGCGGCGCACGCGGCGGCCGAAGCCGGCGCGTCCGCACGCGTCTTCGAGAAGGGCGTTCCCCGCGACGACCGATCCGGACTCGGGCCGGACTCGACGGACGCCGCCGGCATCCTCGATTACTGGGTCGACATCATGGGCATCCATCCCGACGAGTTTCCCGACGACGTCTTGCTGTCGGAACTCGACCGCGCGGAGTTCGTCGGCCCCACGGAGTCCTGTGTCCTGCACAGCACGGGCATCGACTCCTCGTACGACACCTTCGGCTACACCTTCCACCGCGCCCGCTTCGACGACTGGCTCCGGGAGCGCGCCGAGTCCGCGGGCGCCGACTACCGCGTCGGCGTCTCCGTCCGCGACGTGGAGACGACCCTGGACGACGACCCCAGACACACCGTCAGGCTGGCCGACGGCGACGAGGTGACCGCCGACTCCGTGATCCTCGCCGACGGCCCACAGCGCACCGTCACCAACCGCGTGCTGGATCGGTACCTGCCGTACCCGGTGACCGACCGCCTCGGGACGACGACGGCAAACCACATCGCGTACCAGGAACACCGACGCCTGCCCCCGGCCGTCGCCGAGGACCTCCGCGGCGCCATCGCGTTCTGGTGGGGGTATATCCCCGGACACACCGCCTACCCGTGGATCTTCCCCAACGACGACGACGTCGCCCGGATCGGGCTCACGATGCCGATCGGTCTCGACCTGGACGCGGTGACCGACCCCGAGTCGTACGCCCTGCTCCGCCCCGACGACGAGACGGTCCCCGGCGGGAGCGAGTACCTCCGGCGCCTCCTCGAACACGAGTACGGCGACGAGTACGACGTCCCCGGGGACTTCCCGCTGGTCGAGGACCGGGGCAAGTCCGGCGGCACCGAAACCTACCCCATCTCCTCGACCCGACCGATCGACTCCCCGGTCGAGGCGGGCATCGCCGTCGTCGGCGGGGCGATGGGCACCACCTCGGCTTTCCACGAGGGGGGCGACCACGTCGCCGTCCGAACCGGTTCCATCGCGGGCGATCTGGCGGCGCGGGGCGACCTCTCGCGGTACAACGACGCCTGGAAGGACGCCATCGAGGACGAGATTCTGCGGAACGTGACGATGGCGGACATGGTCGCCGACTACGACCCGGACGACTGGGACCGCATCTTCCGCACCGGCCGCAAGATGCTCGCCAGCGAGAGCGGCTACCGGATGTTCGAACGGAAGTTCGGTGCCGGGTGGAACGCCATCAAACTACTCGTGGGCTATCGGTGGCGGAAGCGGCGCCTCCGGCGGGGCGGCTACGTCAACGTCCCCGCGGCCGACTACGTCTACTGACGCCGTGCCGCAAGAGGTTACCCGCTGGGCGCCCTCCTTCCACGTGCGTGCCTTCAGTCCCCGCCCGAGCATACCCACCAGGGCGCGA is from Haloplanus salinarum and encodes:
- a CDS encoding NAD(P)/FAD-dependent oxidoreductase, producing the protein MEHVDVAVVGGGPAGSAAAHAAAEAGASARVFEKGVPRDDRSGLGPDSTDAAGILDYWVDIMGIHPDEFPDDVLLSELDRAEFVGPTESCVLHSTGIDSSYDTFGYTFHRARFDDWLRERAESAGADYRVGVSVRDVETTLDDDPRHTVRLADGDEVTADSVILADGPQRTVTNRVLDRYLPYPVTDRLGTTTANHIAYQEHRRLPPAVAEDLRGAIAFWWGYIPGHTAYPWIFPNDDDVARIGLTMPIGLDLDAVTDPESYALLRPDDETVPGGSEYLRRLLEHEYGDEYDVPGDFPLVEDRGKSGGTETYPISSTRPIDSPVEAGIAVVGGAMGTTSAFHEGGDHVAVRTGSIAGDLAARGDLSRYNDAWKDAIEDEILRNVTMADMVADYDPDDWDRIFRTGRKMLASESGYRMFERKFGAGWNAIKLLVGYRWRKRRLRRGGYVNVPAADYVY
- a CDS encoding glutamate--tRNA ligase codes for the protein MDSELRDRVERAARTHALLNAVKYESDADVGAVMGPLMGENPEFREHADEIPGVVGGVVSEVNGLSDAERRDELADLAPEKLDELEREDEGDDHPLPDLSNVEDGVVMRAAPNPNGPWHLGHARMPAVIGTYKERYDGRFICRFDDTDPETKRPDLEAYDAILDAIDYLGFEPDAVLRASDRLETYYDHARELIDRGGAYTCSCPGAEFSELKNAGEPCPHRGKEPERTREEFEAMVDGEYSAGEMTLRVRTDITHKNPALRDWVAFRMIDRPHPRPEAADYRCWPMLDFQSGVDDHLTGVTHIIRGIDLQDSAKRQRFVYDYFDWEYPEVVHWGHVQVDEYDVSLSTSTIKELIDDGKLDGWDDPRAPTLASLRRRGIRGQAIVDAMIELGTSTSNVELSMSAVYANNRDLIDDDADRHFFVRDGVEVAVDGGPDAGRPPVHPEHEERGRREVPVPGAVLIEPADVPAAGERVWLKGFGCVRRVDEGFEYVGDDIAAVREEDVPVIHWVPAEGGVPLRLRTPDGDVIGVAEPALADAAVDDVVQFERVGFARIDALDDDAVAYFAHE
- a CDS encoding aspartate aminotransferase family protein, translating into MAQPTAEARPDAIPHWYGDDDVMTLVDGDGVTVHDDRDNAYLDFVSQLYCVNAGHGEERIVEAITEQASTIPYVSSAKGSDVRSILATRIAEVAPGELSDVFFSVSGSEANESAVQFAREYTGGRKVLTRYQSYHGATYGAASLTGDPETRNAMGRQVETGGAAKFLPPIVHRSPFDGDTPEAIARQAADHLEYVIQNEGPDSVAAVLMEPVGGTSGAYPAPADYWERVREICDRYDVLLIADEVITGFGRCGEWFGIETEDVVPDLLTFAKGVTSAYVPLAGVVASPEIAGHLHDEGIDVGQTFAGHPVACAAGVAAMDAYDDGLIENARARGDHLESRLRELETYDAVGDVRGRGLLWAVEFTDPETDEPFHHPWVESGDNPVDDVIDEAERQGVLVGGGRPRTQIIVSPPLPVTDDQIDTAVDALDAAVAAVFE
- a CDS encoding D-2-hydroxyacid dehydrogenase gives rise to the protein MTDPDVVVLRQKVHGMAPESYGERLRECLPDHEVAVATTPDEERELLARARVVTGIDFEAEWLSVAENLDLFACTYAGTGHLDTDALADAGVAVTNAAGVHGPNISEYVIGSLIAHERRFRLARERQERAHWEAYPVRELQGSTAAVVGLGAIGEALVERLHPFGVETIGVRYTPEKGGPADEVVGFDRIHDALARADYVILACPLTDTTRGLIDADALASMRADALLVNVARGPVVDTDDLVTVLRNEDIRGATLDVTDPEPLPADHPLWAFDNVRITPHNAGNTPKYYDRLADILAGNLRRMEETGSVEGLENRVV
- a CDS encoding fumarylacetoacetate hydrolase family protein yields the protein MKLARIAVDGEVHEGEYRDGVVATDDGEFVVGEDGPLAPPCDPSALYCVGRNFAETLDQMEYDVPDQPAFFIKPPASVVAHERPVPYPTFSEEVTYAGELAAVIGERCHRVDPADVPEVLRGYTIMNDLDALDQPGRTARKAFDASGPLGPWIQTDLDPHGIDMHTDVSGERRQEANTELMLFDPYEVVSFLSERFTFRPGDVIAFGSPANPGTVDPGDVVEITYEGVGTLRNEIAPPER